Proteins co-encoded in one Astyanax mexicanus isolate ESR-SI-001 chromosome 1, AstMex3_surface, whole genome shotgun sequence genomic window:
- the LOC125799508 gene encoding uncharacterized protein LOC125799508 translates to MYFFVIACSFCRITRLPHQGGRPSMLSPRQETLIVDMVRQNNSVKLCEIQQKIIDDHVDFEGITSISISTIDRVLKRNRMRMKQLYRVPFERNSERVKEQRFHYVQRVFQLDSSEQPHEYIYMDEAGFNLTKRRRRGRNVIGQRAIVTVPGQRGGNVTLCAAISNHGVLHHHATLGPYNTQHLLTFLSDLRDIVLGFQQQDHEQTEHPVYVIVWDNVSFHHAVQVREWFTRNQEFLNVFLPPYSPFLNPTEEFFSAWRWKVYDRQPYTRENLLQAMELACNDIGVDACQAWIRHTRSYYYPRCLARENVACDVDEVLWPDPAHRHDVIE, encoded by the exons atgtatttttttgtaattgcatGTTCTTTTTGTAGAATTACCAGATTGCCACATCAGGGAGGGAGGCCATCTATGTTGTCCCCACGCCAAGAGACCCTCATTGTTGACATGGTCCGTCAGAACAATTCAGTCAAACTCTGTGAAATACAGCAGAAGATCATTGACGACCATGTTGATTTTGAAGGCATCACCAGTATCAGCATTTCCACCATTGATCGTGTCCTAAAACGCAACAGGATGCGGATGAAGCAACTGTACAGAGTACCCTTTGAGCGCAACTCAGAAAGGGTCAAGGAGCAAAGATTCCACTATGTACAG AGAGTGTTTCAACTGGATTCCTCAGAACAACcacatgaatatatttatatggatgaagctGGGTTCAATCTGAccaaaaggaggaggagaggccgGAATGTGATTGGCCAACGAGCCATTGTTACAGTTCCTGGCCAGCGTGGTGGCAATGTCACTTTATGTGCTGCAATCAGCAATCATGGTGTTCTCCACCATCATGCCACATTGGGGCCATACAACACTCAACACCTCCtgacatttttaagtgatcttcgGGATATTGTGTTAGGGTTTCAGCAGCAGGATCATGAACAGACAGAGCATCCTGTCTATGTCATTGTGTGGGATAATGTGAGTTTTCACCATGCCGTGCAGGTCAGAGAGTGGTTCACTAGAAACCAAGAATTCCTGAATGTTTTCCTACCACCATACTCCCCTTTCCTCAATCCAACAGAGGAGTTCTTCTCTGCATGGCGCTGGAAGGTTTATGACCGACAACCCTACACCAGGGAAAATCTCTTGCAGGCCATGGAACTGGCCTGTAATGATATAGGTGTGGATGCATGCCAAGCGTGGATCCGGCACACTAGAAGTTATTATTACCCACGCTGCCTGGCAAGGGAGAATGTGGCCTGTGATGTAGATGAAGTCCTGTGGCCTGACCCAGCACATCGACATGATGTTATAGAGTAG